A window of the Hordeum vulgare subsp. vulgare chromosome 5H, MorexV3_pseudomolecules_assembly, whole genome shotgun sequence genome harbors these coding sequences:
- the LOC123451923 gene encoding actin-related protein 4-like isoform X3, with amino-acid sequence MYGGDEVSAIVIDVGSYSCKAGYAGDDTPKSVFPSVVGSIEQAEDTDEAKPEKEADSASDPKNGSKPMDVDKAKTKRKFYVGQELEFRRDHMEVISPMKDGTVTDWDVVDNIWNHAFRRRLLINPEEHPMLIAEPSINSAQQREKAAELMFEKYKVPALFLAKNAVLTSFASGRATSLVVDSGGGSTVVSAVHDGYVLQKSVATSPIGGEFLTDCMMKSLESKGVVIRPRYSFKKKEASPGDYKVVDLDFPNTTESYRLYHMRAIASDIKETVCRVPDTPFDEVAYANVPTTSYELPDGQTIEVGAERFKIPDILFNPYLSQTIPGIDGFGDSTSIRGLPRMVLDSVNRCDVDIRKELLSSILVKTLVPVLHSFWWLIINSAVKGPSRKRSTGGVPSKCSCEGFGKWKLNREAIQCLDWREHPCIPWVVPANVVLQSRVRRARRFLYPEEMPMKWWSMHPAQALCCRKMCLSNS; translated from the exons ATGTACGGCGGCG ACGAGGTCTCGGCCATCGTCATCGACGTGGGCTCCTACAGCTGCAAGGCCGGCTACGCGGGCGACGACACCCCCAAATCCGTCTTCCCCTCG GTTGTTGGTTCAATTGAACAAGCGGAAGATACTGATGAAGCTAAGCCAGAGAAGGAGGCTGACTCTGCATCAGATCCTAAGAATGGATCCAAGCCTATGGATGTGGACAAAGCCAAGACAAAGCGCAAATTTTATGTAGGTCAAGAATTAGAGTTTAGGAGGGATCATATGGAG GTGATCTCACCGATGAAAGATGGAACAGTTACTGATTGGGATGTTGTTGACAACATATGGAATCATGCTTTTAG ACGGCGGCTATTGATCAATCCTGAAGAGCATCCTATGCTCATAGCGGAACCATCTATAAACAGTGCACAACAAAGAGAGAA GGCAGCAGAACTTATGTTTGAGAAGTACAAAGTGCCAGCGCTATTCCTAGCAAAAAATGCG GTTCTCACATCTTTTGCATCTGGACGTGCTACATCTCTAGTGGTTGACAG TGGTGGTGGGTCTACTGTGGTTTCTGCTGTGCATGATGGTTATGTTCTGCAAAAG TCTGTGGCAACTTCTCCGATTGGTGGTGAATTTTTAACTGACTGTATGATGAAAAGCTTGGAGAGCAAGGGCGTTGTT ATCAGGCCCCGTTATTCATTCAAGAAGAAGGAAGCGAGCCCTGGAGATTATAAG GTTGTAGACCTTGATTTTCCAAACACCACAGAGAGTTACAGGTTGTACCACATG AGAGCTATTGCTAGCGACATCAAGGAGACGGTTTGTAGAGTTCCAGATACTCCCTTCGATG AAGTGGCATATGCAAATGTTCCAACAACTTCATATGAGCTTCCAGATGGGCA AACTATTGAAGTTGGTGCAGAGAGATTCAAGATTCCTGACATTTTGTTCAACCCATACCTTTCACAG ACTATTCCTGGGATCGATGGATTTGGAGATTCCACTTCGATTCGTGGACTTCCACGAATG GTCCTTGACAGTGTAAATAGGTGTGATGTTGACATTCGCAAGGAGCTACTCAGCAGCATCTTGGTAAAGACATTAGTTCCAGTGCTACATT CTTTCTGGTGGCTCATCATCAATTCTGCAGTTAAAGGACCGTCTAGAAAAAGAAGTACTGGAG GAGTGCCCTCAAAATGCTCGTGTGAAGGTTTTGGCAAGTGGAAACTCAATAGAGAGGCGATTCAG TGTCTGGATTGGAGGGAGCATCCTTGCATCCCTTGGGTCGTTCCAGCAAATGTGGTTCTCCAAAGCAGA GTACGAAGAGCACGGCGTTTCCTATATCCAGAGGAAATGCCCATGAAATGGTGGAGCATGCATCCTGCCCAAGCTTTGTGTTGCCGAAAGATGTGTCTGAGCAACAGTTAG
- the LOC123451923 gene encoding actin-related protein 4-like isoform X1 produces MYGGDEVSAIVIDVGSYSCKAGYAGDDTPKSVFPSVVGSIEQAEDTDEAKPEKEADSASDPKNGSKPMDVDKAKTKRKFYVGQELEFRRDHMEVISPMKDGTVTDWDVVDNIWNHAFRRRLLINPEEHPMLIAEPSINSAQQREKAAELMFEKYKVPALFLAKNAVLTSFASGRATSLVVDSGGGSTVVSAVHDGYVLQKSVATSPIGGEFLTDCMMKSLESKGVVIRPRYSFKKKEASPGDYKVVDLDFPNTTESYRLYHMRAIASDIKETVCRVPDTPFDEVAYANVPTTSYELPDGQTIEVGAERFKIPDILFNPYLSQTIPGIDGFGDSTSIRGLPRMVLDSVNRCDVDIRKELLSSILLSGGSSSILQLKDRLEKEVLEECPQNARVKVLASGNSIERRFSVWIGGSILASLGSFQQMWFSKAEYEEHGVSYIQRKCP; encoded by the exons ATGTACGGCGGCG ACGAGGTCTCGGCCATCGTCATCGACGTGGGCTCCTACAGCTGCAAGGCCGGCTACGCGGGCGACGACACCCCCAAATCCGTCTTCCCCTCG GTTGTTGGTTCAATTGAACAAGCGGAAGATACTGATGAAGCTAAGCCAGAGAAGGAGGCTGACTCTGCATCAGATCCTAAGAATGGATCCAAGCCTATGGATGTGGACAAAGCCAAGACAAAGCGCAAATTTTATGTAGGTCAAGAATTAGAGTTTAGGAGGGATCATATGGAG GTGATCTCACCGATGAAAGATGGAACAGTTACTGATTGGGATGTTGTTGACAACATATGGAATCATGCTTTTAG ACGGCGGCTATTGATCAATCCTGAAGAGCATCCTATGCTCATAGCGGAACCATCTATAAACAGTGCACAACAAAGAGAGAA GGCAGCAGAACTTATGTTTGAGAAGTACAAAGTGCCAGCGCTATTCCTAGCAAAAAATGCG GTTCTCACATCTTTTGCATCTGGACGTGCTACATCTCTAGTGGTTGACAG TGGTGGTGGGTCTACTGTGGTTTCTGCTGTGCATGATGGTTATGTTCTGCAAAAG TCTGTGGCAACTTCTCCGATTGGTGGTGAATTTTTAACTGACTGTATGATGAAAAGCTTGGAGAGCAAGGGCGTTGTT ATCAGGCCCCGTTATTCATTCAAGAAGAAGGAAGCGAGCCCTGGAGATTATAAG GTTGTAGACCTTGATTTTCCAAACACCACAGAGAGTTACAGGTTGTACCACATG AGAGCTATTGCTAGCGACATCAAGGAGACGGTTTGTAGAGTTCCAGATACTCCCTTCGATG AAGTGGCATATGCAAATGTTCCAACAACTTCATATGAGCTTCCAGATGGGCA AACTATTGAAGTTGGTGCAGAGAGATTCAAGATTCCTGACATTTTGTTCAACCCATACCTTTCACAG ACTATTCCTGGGATCGATGGATTTGGAGATTCCACTTCGATTCGTGGACTTCCACGAATG GTCCTTGACAGTGTAAATAGGTGTGATGTTGACATTCGCAAGGAGCTACTCAGCAGCATCTTG CTTTCTGGTGGCTCATCATCAATTCTGCAGTTAAAGGACCGTCTAGAAAAAGAAGTACTGGAG GAGTGCCCTCAAAATGCTCGTGTGAAGGTTTTGGCAAGTGGAAACTCAATAGAGAGGCGATTCAG TGTCTGGATTGGAGGGAGCATCCTTGCATCCCTTGGGTCGTTCCAGCAAATGTGGTTCTCCAAAGCAGA GTACGAAGAGCACGGCGTTTCCTATATCCAGAGGAAATGCCCATGA
- the LOC123451923 gene encoding actin-related protein 4-like isoform X2 produces the protein MYGGDEVSAIVIDVGSYSCKAGYAGDDTPKSVFPSVVGSIEQAEDTDEAKPEKEADSASDPKNGSKPMDVDKAKTKRKFYVGQELEFRRDHMEVISPMKDGTVTDWDVVDNIWNHAFRRRLLINPEEHPMLIAEPSINSAQQREKAAELMFEKYKVPALFLAKNAVLTSFASGRATSLVVDRAIMFGAVVVGLLWFLLCMMVMFCKSLWQLLRLVVNF, from the exons ATGTACGGCGGCG ACGAGGTCTCGGCCATCGTCATCGACGTGGGCTCCTACAGCTGCAAGGCCGGCTACGCGGGCGACGACACCCCCAAATCCGTCTTCCCCTCG GTTGTTGGTTCAATTGAACAAGCGGAAGATACTGATGAAGCTAAGCCAGAGAAGGAGGCTGACTCTGCATCAGATCCTAAGAATGGATCCAAGCCTATGGATGTGGACAAAGCCAAGACAAAGCGCAAATTTTATGTAGGTCAAGAATTAGAGTTTAGGAGGGATCATATGGAG GTGATCTCACCGATGAAAGATGGAACAGTTACTGATTGGGATGTTGTTGACAACATATGGAATCATGCTTTTAG ACGGCGGCTATTGATCAATCCTGAAGAGCATCCTATGCTCATAGCGGAACCATCTATAAACAGTGCACAACAAAGAGAGAA GGCAGCAGAACTTATGTTTGAGAAGTACAAAGTGCCAGCGCTATTCCTAGCAAAAAATGCG GTTCTCACATCTTTTGCATCTGGACGTGCTACATCTCTAGTGGTTGACAG AGCGATCATGTTTGGTGCAGTGGTGGTGGGTCTACTGTGGTTTCTGCTGTGCATGATGGTTATGTTCTGCAAAAG TCTGTGGCAACTTCTCCGATTGGTGGTGAATTTTTAA